The DNA window TTGGGGTTCAGCGCGGTGACGGCGGCGGCGTGCCAGAAGACGCCCTGCGCGGGTTTCGCGCCGGTGGTCGTGTGATTCAACCCGGTGCTGGGCGGGCTGCGCAACAGCTTGACCCCGAGATAGACGAGATACGCCGCGCCGATCCATTTCAGCACCGTAAACAGCGTGGCCGAGGCCAGAACGAGCGCACCGAGGCCCAGAAGGGACGCGGTCATCGCGATGAAATCGCCAAGCGCGACGCCGGTGGCGCTGGCGACAGCGACGCGTTTTCCCTGGCTGAGCGCGTAGGACAAGACCAGCAGAACGGTCGGGCCGGGAATCAGCAGCAAAGCAATGGTCGCCGCGACGAAGGTCAGCCAGAGGTCTAGGGGCATCGGGTTAAACCTTTCTAAAGGACACGGGCGGCGACGGCGTTCAGGCGCGCGACGAGGGCGGGATCGCGGGCCTCGGGCGCGGTGAGGATTGCGTGTTCGAGCGCGCGGTCGCAGCCATGAGGGCAGGCGTCACGGTCTTCCGATCCCAGCAGGCCGGGCAGGCGGGCGACCATGTCGCGGGCCTTGTCGGCGTTGCCCAGAAGGGTGGCGATGATCTGCGTGACGTCGACCTCTCCGTGGTCGGGGTGCCAGCTGTCGTAATCGGTGATCATGGCGACGGAGGCGTAGCAAAGCTCGGCCTCGCGGGCGAGTTTGGCCTCGGGCATGTTGGTCATGCCGATGACGTCGGCGCCCCAGCTGTCGCGGTACATTTTCGATTCCGCCAGCGTGCTGAACTGGGGGCCTTCCATGGCGAGGTAGGTGCCGCTGTCATGGACGGTCACACCGGCCGCGCGGGCGGCTTCGGCGCAGGCGGACCCTAGCCGCGGACAGGTCGGATGCGCAACGCTGACATGAGCGACGCAGCCTTGGCCGAAGAATGATTTTTCGCGGGCGAAGGTGCGGTCAATGAATTGATCCACAACGACAAAATCGCCCGGCGCCATCTCTTCGCGGAACGAGCCGCAGGCGGAGACGCTGATGATGTCGGTCGCGCCGATGCGTTTCAGCGCGTCGATATTGGCGCGGTAAGGCACCGTCGAGGGCGAATGCACGTGGCCGCGCCCATGGCGGGGCAGAAAGGCCATGTAGGTGTCGCCCAGCATACCTGTCAGGATCTGGTCGGAGGGCGCGCCCCAGGGGGTGTCCACCGTAACCCATTCAGAGTGTTGCAGGCCGTCGATCTGGTAGAGGCCGGAGCCGCCGATCACGCCGAGATAGGATGTCATGGGTGTCCTTTCCGCTTTGCCACAGCGAATACCGTGCGGCGCGGAAATTCAACCCTGTAACGGCGTTATCAGGCGCCAGCACCCAGCGTGCAGAGATCGCCGCGACCGATCAGCGAGGTGACCATGCGGCCCTGCTCGGTGTCGCGAATGGCAAAGCCGTAACCGCGCAGCCGGAACTTCCATTCCCGGTCAGAGACGCAGCGTTGGCGTTCGCGAATGACGAAATCACGGATGTCGTTTTTGGTTTCAAGTCCCATCGTTTCCTACCCTTCCACAAATAGGTTGATGAAACCGGGATAGTGGTGGCGCGTGGCGACAATCGTCCCGAAATGTGTCACGAAAAAGATTTCTGCACATTGTGGGCGCAAGGGTTAATGGCGCTGGATACGCCGAAAACTCCGTCTGTATAACGTCGGTATTACCATCGGTATCGCGACGGTGCCGTGGTCCGGCGGGCTGAATGAACAGACCGTGCGGTGGGGCGCGGAACTATCGAAAATTCCGCGCCCGGAAAATGCGCATTTTCCGGGACATTTTCTGTGCAGAAAATGCCGCCCCCGTCAGGCGTCGGCGTCGTCTTCCATGTCGAGATGGGGGTCCTTGGTTTTCTTCGTGTCCTTCGCCGGAGGCTGGCTGGACCCCTCGATCGTTTTGGCGTCGTCCGCGTTGCGGTCAAGGCGCAGGTGGGTTGCGGTGCCGTCCTTGTCCTCGCCGAAATAGATGGTCTGGTGCGGGAAGGGAATTTCGATGCCGCGCTCGTCCATGATCCGTTTGCAGATCTCGTTATAGGCGCGACCGGTGGCCCATTGCGTGCCCGGCACGGTCTTGATCCGGGCGCGCAGGACCACGGCGCTGTCGCCCAGCGACTGCACGCCGAACCATTCCAGATCGCCGGTGATGTTCTCGCCTTCCTCGCTGGCCCGCAACTCTTCGAAGGCGTCGACCATGGCATCCTTGCCGTCGTTGACGTTCTCGCGGTAGGCGATACCCACGTCGGCGACGAAGTAGGAATAGTCCCGCACGTAGTTCGACACCATATCCACGGACGAGAACGGTATGACATGGACCACCGCGTGCAGGTCGCGCAGGGTGACCGAGCGAATGGTCAGCTTCTCGACCGTGCCGGTGGTCCCGCCCAGCGTGACCACATCGCCCACGTTGATGGCGTTCTCGAACTGGATGAAGATGCCGGTGATGATGTCCTGCACCATCTTCTGTGCGCCGAAACCGATGGCCAGACCCAGCACACCGGCGGAGGCGATGAGCGGGGCGATGTCGACGCCAAGTTCGGCCAGCACGAACATCAGGATGATGACCATGAGCGCGATGGTCGCGGCGTTGCGCAAGAGCGTCAGCAGCGTGATCTCGCGCGAGGTGGGGGCGGAGCCGATTTCCGAGTTCAGGCGGTAGTCGACCCAGGACACCAGCGCCAGCCATAGGATCGCGCCGGCGAGCAGGATGAACGCGATGCTGACGATGGCGCCGGCGGCCCAGGTGCCGAACTCACTGCGCATGAAGCCGGAAATGTCCCACAGGCCGATGGCGTCGAGCGCGAAGGCCAGCACGCCGATCACGATGAAGACGCGCACGACCTGGATCACGCGGCCAAGCAGCGAGTTGATCCGCGGTTCGAGCGTGGGCATCCGGCTGCTGACATTCATCGGCATGTGCATCCCGCGCACCGCAAAGCGTGACAGCCCGCCCGAGATCAACACCCCGAGGATGATGATGCCGATCACTTCGGCGGAGTTCAGCAGCAAGGGCAGGATGAGGCCATCGGGGCGCGCGGCCACTATGACGGCGAGGCCGGCGAGATACAGCAGCACGGGAATGTACCAGTTGCGCCCGATAAAGCGCAGCGCGCTGGGCCGCTCTTCGGGGGTGGGGCCGAGGATCCAGCCGGCGACGTCCTTGCGCGAGCGCACCACCAGGATGGCGGCCATGCCGATGGCGATGAAGGCCAGAAGGGTCGAGATGCCCCGCCCGGCGGCATAGGAGGCCTGCCGGTTCACGATGGGGACGATCAGGAGCTGGCCATAGCCGATCACCGAGGCGATGCCGCCGAACCACGACGACATGCGGCGGGCGGCGACGTCGGAGATGGCGATGAAACGCAGTTCGTGGGTTGTTGGCGCGAGGACCGCGCGGAGCGCCACCTTGGCCAGCCCGACAAGCAGGAAGGCGTTGAGATAGAGCGTCTGGCGCACGCC is part of the Roseovarius sp. THAF9 genome and encodes:
- a CDS encoding LysE family translocator, which gives rise to MPLDLWLTFVAATIALLLIPGPTVLLVLSYALSQGKRVAVASATGVALGDFIAMTASLLGLGALVLASATLFTVLKWIGAAYLVYLGVKLLRSPPSTGLNHTTTGAKPAQGVFWHAAAVTALNPKSIAFFIAFVPQFVSVDRALAQQFAILIATFVGLAWLNALAYALLADRLRQTIGRPSVITWLTRGGGAALVGMGAMTAALRRA
- a CDS encoding S-methyl-5'-thioadenosine phosphorylase — its product is MTSYLGVIGGSGLYQIDGLQHSEWVTVDTPWGAPSDQILTGMLGDTYMAFLPRHGRGHVHSPSTVPYRANIDALKRIGATDIISVSACGSFREEMAPGDFVVVDQFIDRTFAREKSFFGQGCVAHVSVAHPTCPRLGSACAEAARAAGVTVHDSGTYLAMEGPQFSTLAESKMYRDSWGADVIGMTNMPEAKLAREAELCYASVAMITDYDSWHPDHGEVDVTQIIATLLGNADKARDMVARLPGLLGSEDRDACPHGCDRALEHAILTAPEARDPALVARLNAVAARVL
- a CDS encoding mechanosensitive ion channel domain-containing protein; this encodes MFLLTRILFVAALGLFFLTPASAQEANVPSAEAQQLIDLLENPEARDALIQSLRGAAETTGNEIVEPEEDTSIGRQLADFTKSFFETAATSIGSALSAVIALPTTLMALEGGQLDVLWEALQALAVVIVVTVGAYLLLRAGAKLIYRRMGDKAHDWGFVRTLAVVAATTLIDILVVLAAWGLGYLVALYLYGETGVIGVRQTLYLNAFLLVGLAKVALRAVLAPTTHELRFIAISDVAARRMSSWFGGIASVIGYGQLLIVPIVNRQASYAAGRGISTLLAFIAIGMAAILVVRSRKDVAGWILGPTPEERPSALRFIGRNWYIPVLLYLAGLAVIVAARPDGLILPLLLNSAEVIGIIILGVLISGGLSRFAVRGMHMPMNVSSRMPTLEPRINSLLGRVIQVVRVFIVIGVLAFALDAIGLWDISGFMRSEFGTWAAGAIVSIAFILLAGAILWLALVSWVDYRLNSEIGSAPTSREITLLTLLRNAATIALMVIILMFVLAELGVDIAPLIASAGVLGLAIGFGAQKMVQDIITGIFIQFENAINVGDVVTLGGTTGTVEKLTIRSVTLRDLHAVVHVIPFSSVDMVSNYVRDYSYFVADVGIAYRENVNDGKDAMVDAFEELRASEEGENITGDLEWFGVQSLGDSAVVLRARIKTVPGTQWATGRAYNEICKRIMDERGIEIPFPHQTIYFGEDKDGTATHLRLDRNADDAKTIEGSSQPPAKDTKKTKDPHLDMEDDADA